The following are encoded in a window of Candidatus Moraniibacteriota bacterium genomic DNA:
- a CDS encoding MarR family transcriptional regulator has translation MTRKFLFSGETLIQTAHRLETLAEKCVFIPMKMSLISFRILEAIAKEDIYIASDLQNLLKSKKSNIAQRVQMLEKRGFLRRERSKEDGRKIILFITPKGKKKVEDVRIRFEKARICLESFFSKEELESELKFFQKLNSFLDLQEKSLSKIFEK, from the coding sequence ATGACAAGAAAATTTTTGTTTTCAGGGGAGACGCTTATTCAGACAGCTCATCGACTAGAAACGCTCGCTGAAAAATGTGTTTTTATTCCTATGAAAATGTCTCTTATAAGCTTTCGAATATTAGAAGCTATTGCAAAAGAAGATATTTATATTGCGAGTGATTTGCAAAATTTATTGAAATCGAAAAAATCTAATATTGCGCAAAGGGTACAGATGTTAGAGAAACGAGGATTTCTTCGTCGAGAACGTTCAAAAGAAGATGGAAGAAAAATTATTCTTTTTATTACGCCAAAAGGGAAGAAAAAAGTTGAAGATGTGAGAATTCGATTTGAGAAAGCCCGTATTTGTTTGGAAAGTTTTTTTTCTAAAGAAGAATTAGAAAGTGAATTAAAATTTTTTCAGAAATTAAATTCTTTTTTGGATTTACAAGAAAAGTCATTGAGTAAAATATTTGAGAAATAA
- a CDS encoding efflux RND transporter periplasmic adaptor subunit: MKKSIRFILGVLLLIGVFGSAIYFSPKQEVSQEQDTTTKSIVVTTQSIEESRVFPQLVTYPATVIGNQESDIVAKSAGTISVLNISLGDHVLPGSFLTKIDDTGNSRSSNVENFQSKELQQANINKEKAQKSVDIAERNYQSLKKIYEEQEDDDTLLKTVTKDQVRSAKLQIDMTKLEKENAEIALQSLLDNHLVTSPLEGYVTNILVSVGDYVTPGETLATISKTKSAKLRLYVDQNHFTFFQKGTVFSFMDGNRKVYKARVENISPQADLITRRFLVEASPEEKTEELLLGTIVSAEFSFEQKPQMEENILLPISAITFGQNENNIFIVENERARRVVVEVSRVVGEMAEIKIDLPRDAKVIVSGNKLVRDGDNVSLSK; this comes from the coding sequence ATGAAAAAATCTATTCGTTTTATTTTGGGTGTTCTTCTTCTCATTGGAGTTTTTGGTTCTGCGATATATTTTTCTCCAAAACAGGAAGTTTCTCAAGAGCAAGACACAACAACGAAGTCGATTGTTGTTACTACGCAGTCAATAGAAGAAAGTCGTGTATTTCCTCAGCTAGTTACGTATCCTGCTACTGTCATTGGAAACCAAGAATCCGATATTGTTGCTAAATCAGCAGGAACTATTTCCGTTTTGAATATTTCGTTAGGGGACCATGTTCTTCCAGGATCTTTTTTGACAAAAATTGATGATACAGGAAATTCTCGTTCTTCTAACGTCGAAAATTTTCAGAGTAAAGAACTTCAGCAAGCTAATATCAATAAAGAAAAAGCTCAAAAATCTGTTGATATTGCTGAAAGAAATTATCAAAGTCTAAAAAAGATTTATGAAGAACAAGAAGATGATGACACTCTTTTAAAAACAGTTACAAAAGATCAAGTAAGATCGGCAAAACTTCAGATTGATATGACAAAACTTGAAAAAGAAAATGCCGAAATTGCTCTTCAGAGTTTATTAGATAATCACCTTGTCACAAGCCCCCTTGAAGGCTATGTGACGAATATTTTAGTTTCTGTTGGGGATTATGTTACTCCCGGAGAAACATTGGCCACGATAAGCAAAACAAAGAGTGCGAAGCTCCGACTTTATGTAGATCAAAATCATTTTACTTTTTTTCAAAAAGGTACAGTGTTTAGTTTTATGGATGGAAATAGAAAAGTGTATAAAGCACGTGTGGAAAATATCTCACCACAAGCAGATCTTATAACACGACGTTTTCTCGTAGAAGCTTCTCCTGAAGAAAAAACAGAAGAGTTATTATTGGGAACTATTGTTTCGGCAGAATTTTCTTTTGAACAAAAGCCTCAAATGGAAGAAAATATCCTTCTTCCTATTTCTGCAATTACATTTGGACAAAATGAAAATAATATTTTTATCGTAGAGAATGAACGAGCTCGACGCGTTGTTGTGGAAGTGTCTCGTGTAGTCGGAGAAATGGCTGAAATAAAAATAGATCTCCCTCGAGATGCAAAGGTTATTGTTTCTGGAAATAAATTAGTACGGGATGGAGATAATGTCTCTCTCTCGAAATAA
- a CDS encoding efflux RND transporter permease subunit, with the protein MEKKSQQFSSDSLYLKQLEFRPELRKTWLNFFVENFRVVTLLVLLISFWGIYAFLNLPRESNPEVKIPVAVITVTYPGVSPTDMEELVTKKIETSISSISGINRVTSNSSNSFSSVAVEFEANQDVDDSIRNLRDKLATIRSDIPEEANDPQLMEISFDNTPVVTFALTGPYDDFSLRTWGEKIQSELEKIPDVREVTVSGGDQTEFEVAYDPQKLAFFGISVDQANQTISGTNRAVPAGNFEGKEFNYPVRVEGRFFDVKSIGEIPLSHTQDGAIIFVKDVATVSEKAIEKTILSRISAGGEEPSSAVIIQVVKRTGGNIIDVVSESKKRIDSMIKTFPSGVAYETTLDMSEQINEDFSQLTHDFFLTVGLVFFILFLFVGLKEALVAGIAIPLVFFITFGIMLSLGTSLNFLSLFSLLLSLGLLVDDAIVVVSAIKQYMRTGKFTPEEAVLLVLNDYKIVLLSTTLATVWAFLPLLMASGMIGAFIKSIPITVSITLSSSLLVAIAINPPMAALLERVRLTKGVFFSFFFILFGMGMFGATQNVLWGYALALISFILSVGMLRWYFFKGVRILKMNQDLVDKESIDDDLIKEKLAYQGNREAHSSFKDRLIHGIISFDHILPLYEKYLRKVLLTKKRQMLFLGGVFVIFVLSVLLPVTGVVKTEFFPESNGNTLSISFRAPAGVVIDQTDKVVQKVEERLLGFQEIENFSTLVGNPGASSGGGVSQNTSNVASISVQLVNPEEREKTSEQIAQSIRDTIKDIQGATIVVEAPRGGPPSGAAFQAEIIGDDLQTLDKIANDLKLILKEIPGVVNSDISLRDSSAEYTFSLDTSKMELYNLNALLVGSTLRTAISGTKVTTVIRENKDIDVVARFDETRIPTLDAIQNLQILNTQKQPVFLKDVATIQLIPSVDSISRIDQKRTVLLTSGVTTMISSTQLVKVFQEKMAKEYTLPDGYSISYGGENEQNAESVLSIIQAMAIAGILIVSTLVIQFNSFRKACIVLVTLPLALIGVFVGMALLGVNLSFPGLIGILALFGIVVKNAIILIDKINLNLNAKISFSEAIVDAGKSRLEAIMITSFCTIAGILPITLSNETWMALGSAVIFGLSVSSFLTLFVVPVLYVVVASRKEKMIL; encoded by the coding sequence ATGGAAAAAAAATCCCAACAATTTTCTTCCGACTCTCTTTATCTTAAACAGTTAGAGTTTCGTCCAGAATTACGAAAAACATGGCTTAATTTTTTTGTAGAGAACTTTCGCGTTGTTACTCTTCTCGTACTTCTTATTTCTTTTTGGGGAATATATGCTTTTTTGAATTTGCCTCGAGAATCAAATCCGGAGGTAAAAATTCCCGTTGCGGTTATTACCGTTACCTACCCAGGCGTTTCTCCAACAGATATGGAGGAATTGGTGACGAAAAAAATCGAAACAAGTATTTCAAGTATAAGTGGTATAAATAGAGTTACTTCAAATTCTTCTAACTCTTTTTCTTCTGTAGCGGTTGAATTTGAAGCAAATCAGGATGTGGATGATTCTATTCGAAACTTGCGAGATAAACTTGCAACTATTCGTTCAGATATTCCTGAAGAAGCGAATGATCCCCAGCTTATGGAGATTTCTTTTGATAATACTCCCGTAGTTACTTTTGCTCTTACTGGACCATACGATGATTTCTCTTTGCGTACTTGGGGAGAAAAAATTCAATCTGAATTGGAAAAAATTCCTGATGTTCGAGAGGTGACTGTTTCAGGGGGAGATCAAACAGAATTTGAAGTTGCTTATGATCCTCAAAAATTAGCATTTTTTGGTATTAGCGTGGATCAGGCAAATCAAACAATAAGTGGAACAAACCGTGCTGTTCCTGCTGGAAATTTTGAAGGAAAGGAATTTAACTATCCTGTTCGTGTGGAAGGGCGATTTTTTGATGTGAAATCTATAGGAGAAATTCCTTTGTCCCATACGCAAGACGGGGCTATTATTTTTGTAAAAGATGTAGCAACTGTTTCTGAAAAAGCTATTGAAAAAACGATACTCTCTCGAATTTCTGCAGGAGGAGAAGAACCAAGTAGTGCTGTTATTATTCAAGTGGTGAAAAGAACAGGGGGGAATATTATTGATGTAGTGAGTGAGTCAAAAAAGCGTATAGACTCGATGATAAAAACCTTTCCTTCGGGTGTTGCTTATGAGACGACATTGGATATGTCTGAGCAAATTAATGAAGATTTTTCTCAGTTAACGCACGATTTTTTCTTAACAGTGGGATTAGTTTTTTTCATTCTTTTTCTTTTCGTTGGTCTTAAAGAAGCTCTTGTGGCGGGCATTGCTATTCCATTAGTTTTTTTCATTACTTTTGGAATAATGCTTTCTTTGGGAACTTCTCTTAACTTTCTTTCTCTTTTTTCTCTCCTTCTTTCTCTTGGTCTCTTGGTAGATGATGCCATTGTTGTTGTTTCAGCTATAAAACAATATATGCGTACGGGAAAATTTACACCAGAGGAAGCTGTTCTTTTAGTTTTAAATGATTATAAAATAGTTCTTCTTTCTACAACGCTCGCTACAGTATGGGCTTTCTTACCATTACTTATGGCCAGTGGAATGATTGGGGCATTTATTAAATCAATTCCTATTACAGTATCTATAACATTATCATCTTCTCTCTTAGTAGCTATAGCGATCAATCCTCCAATGGCAGCATTGTTGGAACGTGTTCGTTTAACGAAAGGAGTCTTTTTTTCTTTCTTTTTCATTCTTTTTGGAATGGGTATGTTTGGGGCGACACAAAATGTTCTTTGGGGGTATGCTCTCGCTCTTATTTCTTTCATTCTTTCCGTGGGAATGCTCCGATGGTATTTTTTCAAGGGAGTTCGAATCCTTAAAATGAATCAAGATCTTGTAGATAAAGAGTCAATAGATGATGACCTCATAAAAGAAAAACTTGCCTATCAAGGAAATAGAGAAGCGCATAGTTCTTTTAAAGATCGCCTTATTCATGGCATTATTTCATTCGATCACATCCTTCCTTTGTATGAGAAATATCTTCGTAAAGTGCTTTTGACAAAAAAACGTCAGATGCTTTTTCTGGGAGGAGTTTTTGTAATATTTGTTCTTTCTGTGTTATTACCCGTTACTGGCGTAGTAAAAACGGAATTCTTTCCAGAATCCAATGGTAATACTCTTTCTATTTCATTTCGAGCTCCAGCAGGAGTTGTTATCGACCAGACAGATAAGGTGGTTCAAAAAGTTGAAGAACGACTTCTTGGTTTTCAGGAAATAGAGAATTTCTCTACTTTAGTAGGAAATCCAGGAGCTTCTAGTGGTGGTGGGGTGTCTCAGAATACGTCGAATGTTGCTTCTATTTCTGTTCAATTAGTTAATCCCGAAGAGAGAGAAAAAACATCGGAACAAATTGCGCAGAGTATCCGTGATACTATCAAAGATATTCAGGGCGCAACTATCGTAGTAGAAGCACCAAGAGGAGGACCTCCTTCCGGAGCAGCTTTTCAGGCTGAAATTATAGGAGATGATTTACAGACATTAGATAAGATTGCTAATGATCTCAAGTTAATTTTGAAAGAAATACCTGGCGTTGTGAATAGCGATATTTCTCTGAGGGATTCTTCTGCGGAATATACTTTTTCTTTAGATACATCTAAAATGGAGCTATATAATTTGAATGCTCTCTTAGTGGGAAGTACTCTTCGAACAGCTATTTCTGGAACAAAAGTCACTACGGTTATTCGTGAAAATAAAGATATTGATGTGGTTGCACGTTTTGATGAAACGAGGATACCAACATTAGATGCTATACAGAATTTACAAATTCTTAATACACAAAAACAACCAGTATTTTTAAAAGATGTAGCTACTATACAACTTATTCCTTCGGTGGATTCTATTTCTCGTATTGATCAAAAAAGAACGGTTCTTCTTACCTCGGGAGTAACAACGATGATTAGCTCTACACAACTCGTAAAAGTTTTTCAAGAGAAAATGGCTAAAGAATATACACTTCCTGATGGATATTCTATTTCTTATGGTGGAGAAAATGAGCAAAATGCAGAATCGGTACTTTCTATTATTCAAGCAATGGCTATCGCAGGAATATTAATTGTTTCAACCTTAGTAATTCAATTTAATTCCTTTAGAAAAGCATGTATCGTTTTGGTAACTTTACCTTTGGCGCTTATCGGAGTTTTCGTTGGAATGGCACTTCTTGGAGTGAATCTGAGCTTTCCTGGACTCATTGGAATCCTCGCGCTTTTTGGTATCGTGGTAAAAAATGCCATTATTCTTATTGATAAAATTAATCTTAATTTAAATGCAAAAATTTCTTTTTCTGAAGCAATTGTTGATGCGGGAAAGTCGAGATTAGAAGCTATTATGATAACTTCATTTTGTACTATCGCAGGAATCCTTCCTATTACACTTTCCAATGAAACGTGGATGGCTTTGGGATCGGCGGTTATTTTTGGACTTTCGGTATCTTCTTTTCTAACGCTCTTTGTTGTGCCAGTCCTTTATGTCGTTGTGGCGAGTAGAAAAGAAAAAATGATTTTATGA
- a CDS encoding RluA family pseudouridine synthase, whose translation MKKSSIFIPIDKNIGQRLDVFLHTHYPDRSRSSLVKEIREGAVKINHEKKKPSYILKKDDLLEVAFLEDVSPHTIKKNFTLKIPVLFENEFFIIINKPPGIQVHPSSTEKENTLVNWVAAQYPDILTVGEDLTRPGIVHRLDKDTSGILVITKTNDSFKKFKSLFASRNIQKEYLALVYGIPKETKGIIDQSIARSANFRKQTIPTGRAKWKGTPRQAITKYQIIKKFSSSLKATKFFSLLKFYPKTGRMHQIRIHASFIGHPVVGDKLYKRKEFKNDQSAPRQLLHAYKISFIFEKEKYSFTTPIPSDFETFLQNLKISS comes from the coding sequence ATGAAAAAATCTTCCATCTTTATTCCTATCGACAAAAACATTGGACAACGTCTCGATGTTTTTTTACACACTCATTATCCTGATCGATCTCGATCATCCCTTGTCAAAGAAATAAGAGAAGGGGCTGTAAAAATCAATCATGAAAAGAAAAAACCTAGCTATATCTTAAAAAAAGATGATCTCCTCGAAGTTGCTTTTTTAGAAGATGTGTCCCCGCACACTATTAAAAAAAACTTTACTCTAAAAATCCCTGTTCTCTTTGAAAATGAATTTTTTATCATCATTAATAAACCTCCAGGTATTCAGGTTCATCCTTCGAGTACTGAAAAAGAAAACACTCTTGTTAATTGGGTTGCTGCTCAATATCCGGATATTTTAACTGTGGGTGAAGATTTAACTCGTCCGGGAATCGTTCATAGACTCGACAAAGATACTTCAGGCATTCTTGTTATAACGAAAACGAATGATTCCTTCAAAAAATTCAAAAGCCTCTTTGCCTCAAGAAATATTCAGAAAGAATATCTTGCTCTTGTCTATGGCATTCCAAAAGAAACAAAAGGAATTATAGATCAATCTATCGCACGTTCTGCCAACTTTCGAAAACAAACTATACCAACTGGTCGTGCAAAGTGGAAAGGAACTCCTCGACAGGCGATCACAAAGTATCAAATCATCAAAAAATTTTCATCCTCTCTCAAAGCTACAAAATTCTTCTCTCTTCTTAAATTTTATCCAAAGACAGGAAGAATGCATCAGATACGTATTCATGCATCCTTTATTGGACATCCAGTAGTTGGTGATAAACTTTATAAACGAAAAGAATTTAAAAACGATCAAAGTGCACCACGACAACTTTTACACGCTTACAAAATATCGTTTATTTTCGAAAAAGAAAAATATTCTTTTACCACCCCTATCCCATCAGACTTCGAAACTTTTCTTCAAAATTTAAAAATATCTTCTTAA
- a CDS encoding L-lactate dehydrogenase translates to MNKITIVGAGVVGATSAYSLIAKDVAEELVLVDINKELAEAEAMDLQHSVSFFGSTQVRAGSYEDFSDSQIVVFCAGSAQKEGQSRLDLIQDNARIVQKVVPEIFSRNPDAMLIMVTNPVDVLTYLAIQMFPEKKRQIIGTGTMLDSSRFRYLLGAKLRVNSKSITAYIVGEHGDSEVPYWSTATTGSMSLDTCRLLTKEEKDEIFSQAKNAAYAIIKGKQATYYAIGAVVSHLCNVIIKDKRVILPISHFIEGEFGISDVCLSIPVVVGKEGVAGHLCVVFSDEELTLLKKSADTLKEVIASLDLTSKT, encoded by the coding sequence ATGAATAAAATAACGATAGTTGGAGCGGGGGTGGTGGGGGCCACAAGTGCTTATAGTCTTATTGCTAAAGATGTTGCTGAAGAATTAGTCCTTGTAGATATTAATAAAGAATTAGCGGAAGCTGAGGCTATGGATTTACAGCATAGCGTTTCATTTTTTGGTTCAACGCAGGTAAGAGCTGGATCTTATGAGGATTTCTCAGATAGTCAAATCGTAGTATTCTGTGCTGGATCTGCTCAGAAAGAAGGGCAATCACGATTGGATTTAATTCAGGATAATGCCAGAATAGTACAAAAAGTTGTCCCTGAAATATTTTCTCGAAATCCAGACGCTATGCTGATAATGGTTACAAATCCCGTTGATGTTCTTACTTATCTAGCAATACAAATGTTTCCAGAAAAAAAGCGACAAATAATAGGAACGGGAACAATGTTGGATAGCTCTCGCTTTCGATATTTATTGGGAGCAAAACTGCGTGTAAATTCTAAGAGTATTACTGCTTATATTGTAGGAGAACATGGAGATTCTGAAGTGCCGTATTGGTCGACAGCTACTACAGGATCTATGAGTCTTGATACTTGTCGATTACTTACAAAAGAAGAAAAGGACGAGATATTTTCCCAGGCAAAAAATGCAGCATATGCTATTATTAAAGGGAAGCAAGCAACCTATTATGCGATCGGTGCTGTAGTATCTCACTTATGTAATGTTATTATTAAAGATAAAAGAGTCATACTTCCAATTTCACATTTTATAGAGGGTGAATTTGGTATATCGGATGTATGCTTGAGTATTCCTGTTGTGGTTGGAAAAGAAGGTGTTGCGGGGCATTTGTGTGTGGTATTTTCGGATGAAGAATTGACGTTACTCAAGAAATCAGCAGATACACTAAAAGAAGTCATTGCTTCTTTGGACTTAACATCAAAAACATAA